A genome region from Streptomyces sp. S4.7 includes the following:
- a CDS encoding helix-turn-helix domain-containing protein gives MLDVAVIEEPAAAEASLDPIRSRILAALAEPGSAAMLAVRLGLPRQKVNYHLKELERHALVELAEERRKGNVTERVFRATAASYVISPSALAAVSPDPSRSPDQLSARWLLALGARLVQEVGTLLGGAARARQRVASFGIDAEVRFASAADRREFADELARSVATLVGRYHDESAPGGRSHRVIVGLHQIPASPPEAGGTDGQQPEAGQEDRS, from the coding sequence GTGCTGGACGTCGCTGTGATCGAAGAACCCGCCGCGGCCGAGGCGTCCCTGGACCCGATACGGTCCCGGATCCTCGCCGCCCTCGCCGAGCCCGGCTCGGCCGCCATGCTGGCCGTCCGTCTGGGGCTGCCCAGACAGAAGGTCAACTACCACCTGAAGGAGCTGGAGCGGCACGCGCTGGTCGAGCTGGCCGAGGAGCGGCGCAAGGGCAACGTCACCGAGCGGGTGTTCCGCGCCACCGCCGCCTCCTACGTGATCTCACCCAGCGCGCTGGCCGCCGTCAGCCCGGACCCCTCCCGGTCCCCCGACCAGCTCTCCGCCCGCTGGCTGCTCGCCCTCGGGGCCCGGCTGGTGCAGGAGGTCGGGACGCTGCTGGGCGGCGCCGCGCGGGCCCGGCAGCGGGTGGCGTCCTTCGGTATCGACGCCGAGGTGCGTTTCGCATCCGCCGCCGACCGGAGGGAGTTCGCCGACGAACTGGCCCGGAGCGTGGCCACGCTCGTCGGCCGGTACCACGACGAGTCCGCCCCGGGCGGCCGGAGTCACCGGGTGATCGTCGGGCTCCACCAGATCCCCGCCTCCCCGCCGGAAGCCGGGGGGACGGACGGACAACAACCCGAAGCAGGCCAGGAGGACCGGTCATGA
- a CDS encoding SRPBCC domain-containing protein — MTHPFEIELETTLPASPEEVWEAIATGPGIDSWFMGRNEVEPREGGTASMDTAGHREEAVITAYEPGKRFATRTPTDENGRFMAFEYLIEGRDRGSTVLRVVHSGLLGDDWQDEYDALRRGWPFHLHTLHEYLAHFAGRAGVPVFAMAPSPEKTPQEVRAALVRGLSLPVPVTVGVRGHAEPAGLVPLDGEVVWADDERIGLRTAQGLYTFHHGSGVAVMFHHLFGPDTDGAEAAWQQWLNDLVA, encoded by the coding sequence ATGACGCACCCGTTCGAGATCGAACTGGAGACGACCCTGCCGGCGAGCCCGGAAGAGGTCTGGGAGGCGATCGCGACAGGGCCGGGGATCGACTCCTGGTTCATGGGCCGCAACGAGGTCGAGCCGCGCGAGGGCGGCACCGCCTCCATGGACACCGCCGGGCACCGCGAGGAAGCGGTGATCACCGCCTATGAGCCCGGCAAGCGCTTCGCGACCCGTACGCCCACGGACGAGAACGGCCGGTTCATGGCCTTCGAGTATCTGATCGAGGGCAGGGACCGGGGCAGCACCGTGCTCCGCGTCGTCCACAGCGGTCTGCTCGGCGACGACTGGCAGGACGAGTACGACGCCCTGCGCCGCGGCTGGCCCTTCCACCTCCACACGCTCCATGAATATCTGGCCCACTTCGCCGGACGCGCCGGGGTCCCGGTCTTCGCCATGGCGCCGTCGCCGGAGAAGACGCCCCAGGAGGTGCGGGCGGCGCTGGTCCGCGGCCTGTCGCTGCCGGTCCCCGTCACCGTGGGCGTCCGGGGCCACGCCGAGCCGGCCGGACTGGTGCCGCTGGACGGCGAGGTGGTCTGGGCGGACGACGAGCGCATCGGGCTGCGTACGGCCCAGGGGCTCTACACCTTCCATCACGGGTCCGGCGTGGCGGTGATGTTCCACCATCTGTTCGGGCCGGACACGGACGGGGCCGAGGCCGCCTGGCAGCAGTGGCTGAACGACCTCGTCGCCTGA